The window GATGTTCGGAACATCCGTAAGCAGTTCGTTCAGGCGTTCTTCGACGATGGGGACGCGTGCGTTCGCCTCCGCGATCTGCTCGTCGAGCGCGGCGATCGCGGGTTTGAGGCGCGCCGCTTCGGCGGCGCGGTCGGAGGCACGCGAAATCTGCTGGGTCAGGCCGTTTTTCTCGGCCTTGAGGCGTTCGGCGTCTGTGAGCGCCGCGCGCCGCTCGACGTCGAGCGCCAGGACGCGATCGACGAATGAAGCGTCGCCCTTCCGCGCCGCTGCACGGCGGACGCCTTCAGGGTCGCGACGGATAAGAGCGATATCGAGCAGAACCGGCCCGTTATGCGTGCACCAGGAGCGCTCCTACCCGGGCAAACCTTCGACCCGTCGGCACTTCTCGCGCCGGCGCAAGCGATTCTGGCCTACCGCTCGCGCGTTGCGCTGGCGCCGCTCGGCATTGAGCGCGTCCCCCTGGATGCCTCATTCGACCGGATTCTGGCGCAGGATGCTGCAGCCGATGGCCGTTATCCATCGCATCCGCGTTCGACGATGGACGGCTTCGTCGTGAGATCTCAAGACGGTCTCGGCGAGCGACGCATCGTCGGCGAGATCCGCATGGGACAGGCGCCGCCCGCCAGCCTCGGAGTGGGCGAGACGATGCGCATCCCGACCGGTGGTGCGGTCCCCGACGGCGCGGACGCGGTCATTCCGGTTGAAGATACGGAAGAACGCGATGGCGTGATGCTGCCGCGCGAAATGCCCGTTCCGGGCGACGCGATCACCCCGGCCGGTGAGGACATGGAGCCCGGCGATCTCGTGCTTGCGGCCGGACGCCGCATCGATGGATCGGCGATGAGCGTGCTCGCAACGCTGGGCTTCAGCGAGGTCCCCGTTTTCCGCCGGCCGCGTTTCGCGATTATCTCGACCGGCGACGAGCTCGTCGATCCGTCGCAGAAACCGGGCGTGGGACAGGTCCGCGATTCGAATCGTTACGCGTTAGCCGGCGCACTGCGTGAGCTCGGCGTCGAGCCGATTCACATCCCGCGCGCAAGCGACGAGCCCGGGCAAACCGAAGATGCAATTCGAGGCGGGCTCGAGGTTGCGGACGGCGTTCTTTTGACCGGAGGTTCCTCGGTTGGCGTTCGCGATTTGGTGCCGCGTGTGGTCGATCGTCTGGGTGAACCCGGCGTCGTCGTGCACGGCTTGCGCGTTCGTCCCGGCAAACCGACGGTGCTTGGGGCAATCGGTGCGAAGCCGGTGATCGGTCTTCCGGGAAATCCGACGTCCGCCATGATGATTTTTCGCACGATTGCGGCCCCGATTTTGCGCGGAATGACGGGTGAGGTGCTGCGTCCGTCAGCGAAGGCTTTCGCGCGTGCAGGAAGTGATTTCAAAGGAAGAGCGGGTTGGACGTGGTTTATCCCGGTCGTCGTGACGGCCGAAGGCCCGAATCGCACGGTCTCATCCCTTGGCATACATTCTTCGCATACGAGCTTGCTTGCGCGAGCCAACGGATTCGTCGTGCTCCCGGAAGATCGCCCGAATGTTGCACAAGGCGAGCAAATCGAGGTGCATACTCTCAGCGGCGGGGAAATCTAGTTGGCATGCGTCTTCGACTAACACTCTGCACGGGTGCGATGCTGCTTCTTGCGAGCGGCTGCGTGCATTCTTCGAACACCGGCGTCACGATCACGTCGCCGACGGTCCCGCCCAATGCGACCCAAACGCTCAAGGACGGCTTGCTTGCAGCGAAGATTCGTGCGGAAGTCGTCTCCGTCGACGTCGATGCGGCGACGCATTTGGGCGTACACGTCCACAACGGCGATGTGTCGATCACCGGCATCGTGCGCAATTCTACCGAACGTTCGAAGATCGACGTCGCGGTTCGTAAGGCCGGCGGGGTGCAGCAGTTGCACGACGAGATTCGTATCGATCCAAAAGCGCAGTCGTTTTCGAGCGGCGATTTCGCGGTGGCCGCGCATGCCGCCGCATCGCTCGCCGCGCAAACCGGTATCAATGCCGCAAGCATTCGCGTGAGCGCCGAAAACGGCGTGCTCACGTTGCGTGGAAAGGTTCCGTCGCTGTCGATCAAAACGACGGCGGTGGAATCAGTCGAACATTTGGACGGCGTCAAACGCGTCGTCGACGAACTGCGTGTCGGCAAGTAGAAAAACCCCGTCACCGGCGCCGTTGATCGCCGCGGTTCCCAAGACGACGCCGTTCGTCGCACCGGAAGTTTTGGGCCGGCGCTACGGCCACGCGAAGATGCTCCGGCTAGGCGCGAATGAAAGCGCATTCGGCCCGTCGCCACACGCGATCGCGGCCATGCGCGAACAGGCGCCGCACAATTCATGGTACGGCGATCCGGAATCCTACGACTTGCGCGTCGCACTCGCAAAGCGGCTCGGCTGCAGCCCCGAGCATCTGATGATCGGATCGGGGATCGACGATCTGCACAGCCTGGTCGTGCGCACGTTTTGTGCACCCGGTTCCGTCGCGCTCGAGACGGAAGGCACGTATGCGACCTTCGCCTATCACGTCGCGGCTAGCGGCGTTCAGCTACGAACGGTGCCGTACCGTAACGACGGTTCGATCGATGTGGAGCAGCTGATCGACGTCGCGCGTCGCGAGCGCCCGAAGATGATCTATCTCGCCAATCCCGACAATCCGAGTGGAACGTTCATCGAGCCGGATCTCGTCGCCGCCTTGCGCGACGCGCTCTTGCCGGACCAGGTTCTCGCGCTGGATGAAGCCTACGCGGATTTCGTGCCGCCCGAACGCCTCATGATGCCACTCGTCGATCCGCAAGTCGTGCGCATGCGGACGTTTTCAAAAGCGTATGGACTCGCGGGTGCGCGTGTCGGCTACGCGGTCTGCGATCCCGCGATCGCTCAAACGTTCCAGAACATTCGCCAGCACTTCGGTGTGAATCGCAACGGACAGATCGCCGCGCTCGCATCGCTCGACGACGACGAGTTCATTCGCAGCGTCGTTGCCGAGGTCGAGCGCGGACGCGAAGAATACTACGCGCTGGCTGTGCGCCACGGTCTGCGCAGCGTCCCCTCCCTCACGAATTTCGTCTGCATCGAGATCGGCACCAAGGCCGAAGCCGATGCATTTCTCGAGGAGATGCTCCGGCGCGGCGTGTTCCTGCGCAAACCGAGCGCTCCGCCGCTCGACGGTTACGTGCGCGTTACGGTCGGCACGGCGGAAGAACGCCGCCGTTTCGCCGAGATTTTTGCCGAAGCGCTGGCCTCGATGCCGGCGGCGCGCGTCTAGTGCGCTACGCAATCGTCACCGACATTCACGGCAACGTCGAAGCCTTCGACGTTGCGCTCGCGCGGGTTGGAGAAGGCGACGTGCTGTGGTGTCTGGGCGATATCGTCGGCTACGGTCCGAATCCGAACGAATGCGTCGACAAAGTGCGCGAGCGCGGCGGCGTGACCGTCATGGGCAATCACGATCTCGCCGCGATCGAAAATTTCGGCGTCGAATGGTTCAATTCGGCGGCCCAACAAGCGATCAAGTGGACGCAGGGCGTCCTTTCGCCCGAGAACGGCAAGTGGCTGGCGACGCTCGACTACGAACATCGAGAGGCAGATTATCTGCTCGTGCACGGAGCGCCGCATCCCGACTACTTTGCCTACATCGCCGATAAGGACAGCGCCCGCCGCTCGTTCGAATCGACGGATGCTACGCTGATCTTCATCGGTCACACGCATCTCGCCGAGATGTACGCGCTCGCGCCCGACGGTACGATCGCGCACCGGCACTTTCAGTACGGCGGTACCGCGCAGTTCGAAGAAGGCTACCGCTACATCATCAACGTCGGGAGCGTCGGGCAGCCACGCGATTTGAATCCGCAAGCCAGCTTCGGCATCTACGATTCGGAAAAGCGCAGCATCGAGGTCATCCGCTTCGACTATCCCATAGCTGCTGTGCAAGAGAAGATCGAGTGCGCGCACCTTCCCGAAGTCTTGGCGCGGCGGCTAGGGATGGGCCGTTGAGGGCGCCGACCCTCATCGTAACGCTGGCGTTCATCGCGCTTCAATCGCTGGCAGGCGCCGAGCCGGCGCGCAACGACTATGCTAACCGCAAGTTCGCCGCCCAGCTCGACATCGCGCTGCACGATTTTTATGCGCGCAACTTCGATCAGTCGCAAAAGGAATTCGAAGACGCGCTGAGCCTGGTACCTGACAACACGCTCGCGATCTCGTTCTTGAATGCATCGGCCGCGCACGTCGGTGGTGGTCTCGAAGCGCTCACGAACCGCGAAGAAGACGCCGTCGGCAAGTCGCCCAAGAATTACTTGGCGCACGTGCGCCTTGGCTTCTCGTATTTGTTTGCAGCATCGCTTGGTGCGGATCGCAGCCTCGACGCACGCGAGGAGTTCAATACCGCCGTCGGGATCGATCCGAGCGCGCCAGCAGCCCACATCGGCCTCGGCATCATGCGTGAGAACGAACGCTCGGCGAACCGCGCGAAGGTCGAGTTTCTCGCCGCCATGCGGGCCGATCCGAACAACGTGCTGGCGCGCGAGTATCTCGCGGGCATCTATCAGGTCGATCTACGCGAGCCGCAAGAGGGGTTACGCTACGCGGTCGCCGTCCCCAATCTCGTCCCGAATTACGCCGACATTCAGTTCCATTTGGCCTCGATAATGGTCGAT of the Candidatus Baltobacteraceae bacterium genome contains:
- a CDS encoding metallophosphoesterase family protein, producing the protein MRYAIVTDIHGNVEAFDVALARVGEGDVLWCLGDIVGYGPNPNECVDKVRERGGVTVMGNHDLAAIENFGVEWFNSAAQQAIKWTQGVLSPENGKWLATLDYEHREADYLLVHGAPHPDYFAYIADKDSARRSFESTDATLIFIGHTHLAEMYALAPDGTIAHRHFQYGGTAQFEEGYRYIINVGSVGQPRDLNPQASFGIYDSEKRSIEVIRFDYPIAAVQEKIECAHLPEVLARRLGMGR
- the glp gene encoding gephyrin-like molybdotransferase Glp, which produces MRAPGALLPGQTFDPSALLAPAQAILAYRSRVALAPLGIERVPLDASFDRILAQDAAADGRYPSHPRSTMDGFVVRSQDGLGERRIVGEIRMGQAPPASLGVGETMRIPTGGAVPDGADAVIPVEDTEERDGVMLPREMPVPGDAITPAGEDMEPGDLVLAAGRRIDGSAMSVLATLGFSEVPVFRRPRFAIISTGDELVDPSQKPGVGQVRDSNRYALAGALRELGVEPIHIPRASDEPGQTEDAIRGGLEVADGVLLTGGSSVGVRDLVPRVVDRLGEPGVVVHGLRVRPGKPTVLGAIGAKPVIGLPGNPTSAMMIFRTIAAPILRGMTGEVLRPSAKAFARAGSDFKGRAGWTWFIPVVVTAEGPNRTVSSLGIHSSHTSLLARANGFVVLPEDRPNVAQGEQIEVHTLSGGEI
- a CDS encoding aminotransferase class I/II-fold pyridoxal phosphate-dependent enzyme, yielding MSASRKTPSPAPLIAAVPKTTPFVAPEVLGRRYGHAKMLRLGANESAFGPSPHAIAAMREQAPHNSWYGDPESYDLRVALAKRLGCSPEHLMIGSGIDDLHSLVVRTFCAPGSVALETEGTYATFAYHVAASGVQLRTVPYRNDGSIDVEQLIDVARRERPKMIYLANPDNPSGTFIEPDLVAALRDALLPDQVLALDEAYADFVPPERLMMPLVDPQVVRMRTFSKAYGLAGARVGYAVCDPAIAQTFQNIRQHFGVNRNGQIAALASLDDDEFIRSVVAEVERGREEYYALAVRHGLRSVPSLTNFVCIEIGTKAEADAFLEEMLRRGVFLRKPSAPPLDGYVRVTVGTAEERRRFAEIFAEALASMPAARV
- a CDS encoding BON domain-containing protein; the protein is MRLRLTLCTGAMLLLASGCVHSSNTGVTITSPTVPPNATQTLKDGLLAAKIRAEVVSVDVDAATHLGVHVHNGDVSITGIVRNSTERSKIDVAVRKAGGVQQLHDEIRIDPKAQSFSSGDFAVAAHAAASLAAQTGINAASIRVSAENGVLTLRGKVPSLSIKTTAVESVEHLDGVKRVVDELRVGK